In one Acipenser ruthenus chromosome 10, fAciRut3.2 maternal haplotype, whole genome shotgun sequence genomic region, the following are encoded:
- the LOC131696779 gene encoding cysteine protease ATG4C-like isoform X3 codes for MENNERDDVEKLKSMFLSAWHNVQYSWILKTKTYFSRNSPVFLLGKCYHFKAEEASVESVAGSCSDEASERELVIGSVVEFRRDFASRIWLTYREQFPQIQGSSFTSDCGWGCTLRTGQMLLAQGLVLHLLGRDWTWSDALKMDGLDTESWTASAARKLVSSLESSFQGLKPPESHAPAPGRAEEASTDLNCVHHRKIVSWFADCPAAQIGVHRLIELGHASGKSAGDWYGPAVVAHILRKAVKEATDPALQGITVYVAQDCTVYSADVIDSLQKPAQGPETETRVDRKAVIILIPVRLGGEKTNPEYFDFVKGILSLEYCIGIIGGKPKQAYYFVGFQDDSLIYMDPHYCQSFVDVSMNGFPLESFHCPSPKKMSFTKLDPSCTIGFYSRSVQDFEKISEEISKVLKPSSKEKYPAFTFVKGHGRDYEQSESTSEGEPRHPQYSSGDFVLL; via the exons ATGGAAAATAATGAACGAGACGATGTGGAAAAACTGAAATCGATGTTTCTGTCGGCATGGCACAATGTACAATACA GTTGGATTCTGAAAACAAAGACATATTTTAGCAGGAATTCGCCTGTTTTTCTGTTGGGAAAATGTTATCATTTTAAGGCAGAAG AAGCCTCTGTGGAGAGTGTCGCGGGGAGCTGCAGTGACGAGGCCTCGGAAAGGGAGCTTGTTATCGGCAGCGTAGTGGAGTTTCGTCGGGACTTTGCCTCTCGAATCTGGCTGACGTACCGAGAGCAGTTCCCTCAGATCCAGGGCTCCAGCTTCACCTCAGACTGCGGCTGGGGCTGCACGCTCAGGACTGGGCAGATGCTGCTGGCTCAGGGCCTGGTGCTTCATCTCCTAGGCAGAG ACTGGACCTGGTCTGATGCCTTAAAGATGGACGGACTGGACACCGAGTCGTGGACCGCCAGTGCAGCCAGGAAGCTTGTTTCCTCTTTAGAGTCATCGTTTCAGGGACTGAAACCTCCAGAAAGCCACGCTCCAGCTCCTGGGAGAGCGGAGGAAGCAAGCACCGACCTGAACTGTGTTCATCACCGCAAAATAGTGTCCTGGTTTGCGGACTGTCCTGCGGCGCAGATTGGTGTGCACAGGCTCATTGAGCTCGGGCACGCATCTGGAAAGTCAGCTGGGGACTGGTATGGGCCAGCCGTGGTCGCCCACATACTGAG AAAAGCTGTTAAGGAAGCAACAGACCCTGCATTACAAGGCATAACAGTATACGTTGCTCAGGATTGCACAG TTTACAGTGCTGATGTTATTGATAGCCTCCAGAAACCTGCTCAGGGCCCAGAAACTGAAACCAGAGTCGACAGAAAAGCTGTAATTATCCTTATACCCGTGAGGCTCGGTGGAGAAAAAACCAACCCGGAGTACTTTGACTTTGTAAAG GGCATTTTAAGTCTCGAATATTGCATTGGGATCATTGGTGGAAAGCCTAAACAGGCGTATTACTTTGTTGGATTTCAAG ATGACAGTTTGATTTACATGGATCCTCATTACTGCCAGTCTTTTGTAGATGTCAGCATGAACGGTTTCCCACTCGAG TCATTCCACTGTCCCTCGCCTAAAAAAATGTCATTTACTAAATTGGACCCAAGCTGCACCATCGGGTTTTACTCAAGAAGTGTACAAGACTTTGAAAAGATCAGTGAAGAAATATCAAAG GTGCTCAAACCCTCATCTAAAGAGAAGTATCCAGCGTTTACCTTCGTAAAAGGCCATGGGCGTGATTATGAACAAAGTGAATCGACTTCAGAAGGGGAACCCAGGCATCCACAGTACAGCTCAGGAGATTTTGTCTTGCTGTGA
- the LOC131696779 gene encoding cysteine protease ATG4C-like isoform X1: MENNERDDVEKLKSMFLSAWHNVQYSWILKTKTYFSRNSPVFLLGKCYHFKAEEASVESVAGSCSDEASERELVIGSVVEFRRDFASRIWLTYREQFPQIQGSSFTSDCGWGCTLRTGQMLLAQGLVLHLLGRGRLLYWTWSDALKMDGLDTESWTASAARKLVSSLESSFQGLKPPESHAPAPGRAEEASTDLNCVHHRKIVSWFADCPAAQIGVHRLIELGHASGKSAGDWYGPAVVAHILRKAVKEATDPALQGITVYVAQDCTVYSADVIDSLQKPAQGPETETRVDRKAVIILIPVRLGGEKTNPEYFDFVKGILSLEYCIGIIGGKPKQAYYFVGFQDDSLIYMDPHYCQSFVDVSMNGFPLESFHCPSPKKMSFTKLDPSCTIGFYSRSVQDFEKISEEISKVLKPSSKEKYPAFTFVKGHGRDYEQSESTSEGEPRHPQYSSGDFVLL, translated from the exons ATGGAAAATAATGAACGAGACGATGTGGAAAAACTGAAATCGATGTTTCTGTCGGCATGGCACAATGTACAATACA GTTGGATTCTGAAAACAAAGACATATTTTAGCAGGAATTCGCCTGTTTTTCTGTTGGGAAAATGTTATCATTTTAAGGCAGAAG AAGCCTCTGTGGAGAGTGTCGCGGGGAGCTGCAGTGACGAGGCCTCGGAAAGGGAGCTTGTTATCGGCAGCGTAGTGGAGTTTCGTCGGGACTTTGCCTCTCGAATCTGGCTGACGTACCGAGAGCAGTTCCCTCAGATCCAGGGCTCCAGCTTCACCTCAGACTGCGGCTGGGGCTGCACGCTCAGGACTGGGCAGATGCTGCTGGCTCAGGGCCTGGTGCTTCATCTCCTAGGCAGAGGTAGACTTCTGT ACTGGACCTGGTCTGATGCCTTAAAGATGGACGGACTGGACACCGAGTCGTGGACCGCCAGTGCAGCCAGGAAGCTTGTTTCCTCTTTAGAGTCATCGTTTCAGGGACTGAAACCTCCAGAAAGCCACGCTCCAGCTCCTGGGAGAGCGGAGGAAGCAAGCACCGACCTGAACTGTGTTCATCACCGCAAAATAGTGTCCTGGTTTGCGGACTGTCCTGCGGCGCAGATTGGTGTGCACAGGCTCATTGAGCTCGGGCACGCATCTGGAAAGTCAGCTGGGGACTGGTATGGGCCAGCCGTGGTCGCCCACATACTGAG AAAAGCTGTTAAGGAAGCAACAGACCCTGCATTACAAGGCATAACAGTATACGTTGCTCAGGATTGCACAG TTTACAGTGCTGATGTTATTGATAGCCTCCAGAAACCTGCTCAGGGCCCAGAAACTGAAACCAGAGTCGACAGAAAAGCTGTAATTATCCTTATACCCGTGAGGCTCGGTGGAGAAAAAACCAACCCGGAGTACTTTGACTTTGTAAAG GGCATTTTAAGTCTCGAATATTGCATTGGGATCATTGGTGGAAAGCCTAAACAGGCGTATTACTTTGTTGGATTTCAAG ATGACAGTTTGATTTACATGGATCCTCATTACTGCCAGTCTTTTGTAGATGTCAGCATGAACGGTTTCCCACTCGAG TCATTCCACTGTCCCTCGCCTAAAAAAATGTCATTTACTAAATTGGACCCAAGCTGCACCATCGGGTTTTACTCAAGAAGTGTACAAGACTTTGAAAAGATCAGTGAAGAAATATCAAAG GTGCTCAAACCCTCATCTAAAGAGAAGTATCCAGCGTTTACCTTCGTAAAAGGCCATGGGCGTGATTATGAACAAAGTGAATCGACTTCAGAAGGGGAACCCAGGCATCCACAGTACAGCTCAGGAGATTTTGTCTTGCTGTGA
- the LOC131696779 gene encoding cysteine protease ATG4C-like isoform X2: protein MENNERDDVEKLKSMFLSAWHNVQYSWILKTKTYFSRNSPVFLLGKCYHFKAEASVESVAGSCSDEASERELVIGSVVEFRRDFASRIWLTYREQFPQIQGSSFTSDCGWGCTLRTGQMLLAQGLVLHLLGRGRLLYWTWSDALKMDGLDTESWTASAARKLVSSLESSFQGLKPPESHAPAPGRAEEASTDLNCVHHRKIVSWFADCPAAQIGVHRLIELGHASGKSAGDWYGPAVVAHILRKAVKEATDPALQGITVYVAQDCTVYSADVIDSLQKPAQGPETETRVDRKAVIILIPVRLGGEKTNPEYFDFVKGILSLEYCIGIIGGKPKQAYYFVGFQDDSLIYMDPHYCQSFVDVSMNGFPLESFHCPSPKKMSFTKLDPSCTIGFYSRSVQDFEKISEEISKVLKPSSKEKYPAFTFVKGHGRDYEQSESTSEGEPRHPQYSSGDFVLL from the exons ATGGAAAATAATGAACGAGACGATGTGGAAAAACTGAAATCGATGTTTCTGTCGGCATGGCACAATGTACAATACA GTTGGATTCTGAAAACAAAGACATATTTTAGCAGGAATTCGCCTGTTTTTCTGTTGGGAAAATGTTATCATTTTAAGGCAGAAG CCTCTGTGGAGAGTGTCGCGGGGAGCTGCAGTGACGAGGCCTCGGAAAGGGAGCTTGTTATCGGCAGCGTAGTGGAGTTTCGTCGGGACTTTGCCTCTCGAATCTGGCTGACGTACCGAGAGCAGTTCCCTCAGATCCAGGGCTCCAGCTTCACCTCAGACTGCGGCTGGGGCTGCACGCTCAGGACTGGGCAGATGCTGCTGGCTCAGGGCCTGGTGCTTCATCTCCTAGGCAGAGGTAGACTTCTGT ACTGGACCTGGTCTGATGCCTTAAAGATGGACGGACTGGACACCGAGTCGTGGACCGCCAGTGCAGCCAGGAAGCTTGTTTCCTCTTTAGAGTCATCGTTTCAGGGACTGAAACCTCCAGAAAGCCACGCTCCAGCTCCTGGGAGAGCGGAGGAAGCAAGCACCGACCTGAACTGTGTTCATCACCGCAAAATAGTGTCCTGGTTTGCGGACTGTCCTGCGGCGCAGATTGGTGTGCACAGGCTCATTGAGCTCGGGCACGCATCTGGAAAGTCAGCTGGGGACTGGTATGGGCCAGCCGTGGTCGCCCACATACTGAG AAAAGCTGTTAAGGAAGCAACAGACCCTGCATTACAAGGCATAACAGTATACGTTGCTCAGGATTGCACAG TTTACAGTGCTGATGTTATTGATAGCCTCCAGAAACCTGCTCAGGGCCCAGAAACTGAAACCAGAGTCGACAGAAAAGCTGTAATTATCCTTATACCCGTGAGGCTCGGTGGAGAAAAAACCAACCCGGAGTACTTTGACTTTGTAAAG GGCATTTTAAGTCTCGAATATTGCATTGGGATCATTGGTGGAAAGCCTAAACAGGCGTATTACTTTGTTGGATTTCAAG ATGACAGTTTGATTTACATGGATCCTCATTACTGCCAGTCTTTTGTAGATGTCAGCATGAACGGTTTCCCACTCGAG TCATTCCACTGTCCCTCGCCTAAAAAAATGTCATTTACTAAATTGGACCCAAGCTGCACCATCGGGTTTTACTCAAGAAGTGTACAAGACTTTGAAAAGATCAGTGAAGAAATATCAAAG GTGCTCAAACCCTCATCTAAAGAGAAGTATCCAGCGTTTACCTTCGTAAAAGGCCATGGGCGTGATTATGAACAAAGTGAATCGACTTCAGAAGGGGAACCCAGGCATCCACAGTACAGCTCAGGAGATTTTGTCTTGCTGTGA
- the LOC131696779 gene encoding cysteine protease ATG4C-like isoform X4 has product MENNERDDVEKLKSMFLSAWHNVQYSWILKTKTYFSRNSPVFLLGKCYHFKAEASVESVAGSCSDEASERELVIGSVVEFRRDFASRIWLTYREQFPQIQGSSFTSDCGWGCTLRTGQMLLAQGLVLHLLGRDWTWSDALKMDGLDTESWTASAARKLVSSLESSFQGLKPPESHAPAPGRAEEASTDLNCVHHRKIVSWFADCPAAQIGVHRLIELGHASGKSAGDWYGPAVVAHILRKAVKEATDPALQGITVYVAQDCTVYSADVIDSLQKPAQGPETETRVDRKAVIILIPVRLGGEKTNPEYFDFVKGILSLEYCIGIIGGKPKQAYYFVGFQDDSLIYMDPHYCQSFVDVSMNGFPLESFHCPSPKKMSFTKLDPSCTIGFYSRSVQDFEKISEEISKVLKPSSKEKYPAFTFVKGHGRDYEQSESTSEGEPRHPQYSSGDFVLL; this is encoded by the exons ATGGAAAATAATGAACGAGACGATGTGGAAAAACTGAAATCGATGTTTCTGTCGGCATGGCACAATGTACAATACA GTTGGATTCTGAAAACAAAGACATATTTTAGCAGGAATTCGCCTGTTTTTCTGTTGGGAAAATGTTATCATTTTAAGGCAGAAG CCTCTGTGGAGAGTGTCGCGGGGAGCTGCAGTGACGAGGCCTCGGAAAGGGAGCTTGTTATCGGCAGCGTAGTGGAGTTTCGTCGGGACTTTGCCTCTCGAATCTGGCTGACGTACCGAGAGCAGTTCCCTCAGATCCAGGGCTCCAGCTTCACCTCAGACTGCGGCTGGGGCTGCACGCTCAGGACTGGGCAGATGCTGCTGGCTCAGGGCCTGGTGCTTCATCTCCTAGGCAGAG ACTGGACCTGGTCTGATGCCTTAAAGATGGACGGACTGGACACCGAGTCGTGGACCGCCAGTGCAGCCAGGAAGCTTGTTTCCTCTTTAGAGTCATCGTTTCAGGGACTGAAACCTCCAGAAAGCCACGCTCCAGCTCCTGGGAGAGCGGAGGAAGCAAGCACCGACCTGAACTGTGTTCATCACCGCAAAATAGTGTCCTGGTTTGCGGACTGTCCTGCGGCGCAGATTGGTGTGCACAGGCTCATTGAGCTCGGGCACGCATCTGGAAAGTCAGCTGGGGACTGGTATGGGCCAGCCGTGGTCGCCCACATACTGAG AAAAGCTGTTAAGGAAGCAACAGACCCTGCATTACAAGGCATAACAGTATACGTTGCTCAGGATTGCACAG TTTACAGTGCTGATGTTATTGATAGCCTCCAGAAACCTGCTCAGGGCCCAGAAACTGAAACCAGAGTCGACAGAAAAGCTGTAATTATCCTTATACCCGTGAGGCTCGGTGGAGAAAAAACCAACCCGGAGTACTTTGACTTTGTAAAG GGCATTTTAAGTCTCGAATATTGCATTGGGATCATTGGTGGAAAGCCTAAACAGGCGTATTACTTTGTTGGATTTCAAG ATGACAGTTTGATTTACATGGATCCTCATTACTGCCAGTCTTTTGTAGATGTCAGCATGAACGGTTTCCCACTCGAG TCATTCCACTGTCCCTCGCCTAAAAAAATGTCATTTACTAAATTGGACCCAAGCTGCACCATCGGGTTTTACTCAAGAAGTGTACAAGACTTTGAAAAGATCAGTGAAGAAATATCAAAG GTGCTCAAACCCTCATCTAAAGAGAAGTATCCAGCGTTTACCTTCGTAAAAGGCCATGGGCGTGATTATGAACAAAGTGAATCGACTTCAGAAGGGGAACCCAGGCATCCACAGTACAGCTCAGGAGATTTTGTCTTGCTGTGA